A stretch of Chloracidobacterium validum DNA encodes these proteins:
- a CDS encoding DUF4384 domain-containing protein has protein sequence MSSLRCLFNAGFAAGVILASAGLPLAQGLTDGGDQTRDAFIRTRPTTTKSPRPVAARNKSPKAVPTNPASLEPLGLGYTLYAKNRQGRPERVDPRQVFNTGDEIRFVVEANQDGYFYVFNADSKGALRMIYPHARLQNGDNFIRGHVPYQIPSDKESDPDAQWFAFLTPGEVREKIFFVFSRAPLPDIPTNERLIQAVRQSGQEVWTPPAGVWSRVELALEQPVKRTVQRSELGRVQDPVEAVAITREIGLRPSVAAPSVIHLSESAKVDTLVAGLELVKQ, from the coding sequence ATGTCTAGCCTCAGATGTCTGTTCAATGCAGGTTTTGCCGCCGGCGTCATTCTCGCCAGCGCCGGGCTTCCGCTGGCGCAGGGGCTGACGGACGGTGGCGATCAAACCCGCGATGCCTTCATTCGAACCCGCCCGACCACGACCAAGTCGCCGCGGCCGGTCGCCGCGCGCAACAAATCGCCAAAGGCCGTCCCGACCAATCCGGCCAGTCTGGAACCGCTTGGGCTGGGCTACACGCTCTATGCCAAAAATCGGCAGGGACGGCCGGAACGGGTTGATCCCCGGCAAGTCTTCAATACCGGCGACGAGATTCGCTTTGTGGTTGAAGCCAATCAGGATGGGTACTTCTACGTGTTCAACGCCGACTCCAAGGGCGCACTGCGCATGATTTATCCCCATGCGCGGTTGCAAAACGGCGACAACTTCATCCGCGGGCATGTGCCCTATCAGATTCCGTCAGACAAGGAATCTGACCCGGATGCCCAGTGGTTTGCCTTTCTCACACCCGGCGAAGTGCGTGAGAAAATCTTTTTCGTTTTTTCGCGCGCGCCACTGCCCGACATCCCGACCAACGAGCGCCTGATCCAGGCCGTCCGTCAGTCGGGGCAGGAGGTCTGGACGCCTCCAGCCGGCGTCTGGTCACGGGTCGAGCTGGCGCTGGAGCAGCCGGTCAAGCGGACGGTGCAGCGAAGCGAGTTGGGTCGCGTCCAGGACCCCGTTGAAGCGGTTGCCATTACCCGCGAAATCGGTTTGCGCCCAAGTGTCGCCGCGCCATCCGTCATCCACCTGAGCGAATCAGCCAAGGTTGACACCCTGGTTGCCGGACTTGAACTCGTCAAACAGTGA
- a CDS encoding ECF-type sigma factor, with amino-acid sequence MGDVTQLLADWQSGDESALARLMPVVYEELRRIAIRAMRRESVTHTLQPTALVNEAYLRLIRQERADWRNRAHFFAIAAQLMRRILVDHVRGRKRQRRGGDQVVVTLDGMGGLASPTSSGDVDVLALDEALTKLEGLAPRQCRIVELRFFSGLTVEAVAEALGISPITVKREWAMAKTFLYRELRPTREG; translated from the coding sequence ATGGGCGATGTAACGCAACTGTTGGCGGACTGGCAGTCTGGCGATGAGAGCGCTTTGGCACGCTTGATGCCGGTGGTGTATGAGGAACTGCGGCGCATTGCCATCCGCGCCATGCGCCGCGAATCGGTCACCCACACCCTGCAACCCACGGCGCTCGTCAACGAGGCCTATCTGCGGCTGATTCGACAGGAGCGCGCTGACTGGCGGAATCGGGCGCACTTTTTTGCCATTGCGGCCCAGCTCATGCGGCGCATCCTGGTCGATCATGTGCGCGGGCGAAAGCGTCAGCGGCGCGGCGGCGACCAAGTCGTGGTGACGCTCGACGGCATGGGTGGGCTGGCGTCGCCCACCTCATCCGGTGACGTGGACGTTCTGGCGCTCGATGAGGCGCTGACCAAGCTCGAAGGGTTAGCACCCCGGCAGTGCCGTATCGTCGAGCTACGCTTCTTCAGCGGGCTGACCGTCGAGGCTGTGGCCGAGGCGCTCGGCATCTCGCCCATTACCGTCAAGCGGGAATGGGCGATGGCGAAAACATTCTTGTATCGGGAACTCCGGCCAACGCGCGAAGGATAA
- a CDS encoding serine/threonine-protein kinase — protein MTPEQYQRVTDIFNQVLESPPDKQLDLLAALCAGDETLRHEVESLLRVHPSAQSFIEEPFQPSALEDLPTEHGALQTQSFFHLDTGQQARGTSVSDRYVVERELGRGGNGVVYLARDQQLHGRLVVVKVLLEAQQSTPLAQRMFESESEALARISHPGVVTVLDRGRLLSGQSYFVMEYVRGETLRALMQRRTLSLAEVSSVVAQIGRALGAAHREGVYHRDLKPENVMLEDLGDDALHVKLIDFGIAKVANSAMSNNMPEGLVGTLPYMAPEQVLSTGCSPATDIYALGVIAYELLAGERPYKPAQSTLRDAIRSLTTMQRAGFGDRLRARRPDLDEEVENVLRKALAYEAADRYPTAEAFVGAFIQALEISAQQEAVARAVEEEPTISLSNLPLAGEESDRLATDSETPSGLTSETSSPLPSAREQRLEQVILVGIALLLLFGAGGSVIWWWNSPPKATATVGTAGTPRLASAPSPASSVLTCDIELVAPGNPSESAGFLKPEEVVPTGKDIVFHLTPRQTGFLYLFAPTNGQLTAFRMPDEPSPADYPVVFPKNASIGLARTAVTNFTVVLSTAKLAAFEGLRSGQPLSPAQQRELATLVERQALQTQVATEGTQRQVRAAPGTDPIVFQAVVKH, from the coding sequence ATGACACCGGAACAGTACCAACGGGTTACGGACATTTTCAATCAAGTCCTGGAGTCGCCGCCGGACAAGCAGTTAGACTTGCTCGCCGCGCTCTGCGCCGGCGACGAGACGCTCCGTCACGAAGTCGAGTCACTGCTCCGGGTTCATCCTTCGGCCCAGAGCTTCATCGAAGAACCATTCCAGCCCTCGGCATTGGAAGACCTGCCAACCGAGCACGGCGCGCTTCAAACCCAGTCTTTTTTCCATCTGGATACCGGGCAGCAGGCGCGCGGCACGAGCGTCAGCGACCGCTATGTGGTCGAACGTGAGCTGGGGCGCGGCGGCAACGGCGTCGTCTATCTCGCCCGCGACCAGCAGCTCCATGGGCGACTGGTCGTCGTCAAGGTGCTGCTCGAAGCCCAGCAAAGCACACCGCTTGCCCAGCGCATGTTTGAAAGTGAAAGCGAGGCGCTGGCGCGCATTTCACATCCGGGCGTCGTGACGGTGCTGGACCGCGGGCGGCTGCTCTCCGGGCAATCCTATTTCGTCATGGAATATGTCCGCGGCGAGACCCTGCGGGCGCTGATGCAGCGCCGGACGTTGTCCTTGGCCGAGGTGTCCAGCGTGGTTGCCCAAATCGGACGCGCCCTGGGCGCAGCGCATCGGGAAGGCGTCTATCACCGTGACCTCAAGCCCGAAAATGTCATGCTCGAAGACCTGGGTGACGACGCGCTCCACGTCAAGTTGATTGACTTCGGCATTGCCAAGGTGGCGAACTCGGCAATGAGCAACAACATGCCGGAGGGCCTGGTTGGCACGCTTCCCTACATGGCCCCGGAACAGGTCCTTTCCACCGGGTGTTCGCCCGCGACGGATATTTATGCCCTTGGCGTCATTGCCTACGAGTTGCTTGCCGGGGAACGTCCCTACAAACCGGCGCAGTCCACGCTCCGCGACGCCATTCGCTCCCTGACCACCATGCAGCGGGCCGGTTTTGGCGACCGCTTGCGGGCGCGGCGTCCCGACCTGGATGAGGAAGTCGAAAACGTTCTACGCAAGGCGCTGGCCTACGAAGCGGCCGACCGTTACCCCACGGCGGAGGCGTTCGTCGGCGCATTTATCCAGGCGCTAGAGATTTCGGCGCAGCAAGAAGCCGTTGCGCGGGCCGTTGAGGAAGAGCCGACTATCTCGCTCTCGAACTTACCCCTGGCCGGTGAGGAATCCGATCGCTTGGCAACCGACAGTGAAACGCCATCGGGACTCACGAGCGAGACCAGCTCACCCTTGCCATCCGCCCGTGAGCAACGCCTGGAACAGGTCATCCTAGTCGGCATCGCCCTCCTGTTGTTGTTTGGCGCGGGTGGTTCGGTGATCTGGTGGTGGAACAGCCCGCCCAAAGCGACCGCCACGGTAGGAACGGCCGGAACCCCGCGTCTGGCGTCCGCCCCCAGCCCGGCGTCGAGCGTGCTGACCTGCGACATCGAACTCGTCGCCCCGGGAAATCCAAGTGAAAGCGCCGGCTTCCTCAAACCGGAGGAAGTCGTCCCAACCGGCAAGGACATCGTGTTTCACCTGACGCCACGGCAGACCGGCTTTCTTTACCTATTTGCGCCCACGAACGGCCAGTTGACGGCCTTTCGCATGCCGGATGAGCCATCCCCGGCCGATTACCCGGTCGTGTTTCCGAAGAACGCCTCCATCGGACTGGCGCGGACTGCCGTCACGAACTTTACGGTCGTGCTCTCGACGGCAAAGTTGGCAGCTTTTGAAGGGCTGCGTTCTGGACAACCCCTGTCACCGGCCCAGCAACGGGAACTGGCCACACTGGTTGAACGGCAGGCGCTTCAAACGCAGGTTGCAACGGAAGGAACGCAACGGCAGGTCCGTGCTGCACCGGGAACGGACCCGATCGTGTTCCAGGCCGTGGTCAAGCACTGA
- a CDS encoding CHAT domain-containing tetratricopeptide repeat protein, whose protein sequence is MRYALAFSLSLLVVSPMTDSAAAQSQAVPAPQSAESLVEKADALIQAGRYDAALQAGQAAVAASEASRDPALIARAYNALGLAQAYKQMPEAEAALRQALAIREAHLGAEHPDVAQSLTNLAMFYRLRGNYQAAEPLYQRALEVIEKARGPEHPDVAMVLNSIALLYKTRGDYAAAEPRYRRALEIREKTLGAEHPDVAVTANNLAELYRARGNYTDAEPLYQRARAIWEKALGPDHPHVATVLTNLALLYKDRGDYQRAEPYFQQALTLRERSFGPDHPEVATGASNLAELYRVRGDYAAAEPLYRRAIAIREAKLGANHAELAIGLNNMAAMYRDRGDYALAEPLYHRALSIWEKALGPTHPLVAHALNNLGELSRLQGALGMAQTYFERALAIREQALGQAHPLVAGTLVNLGAVKLALGDLAAAEQAFKRAQSIAERAVGPKHPLLASVLVNLGQLAQRRQNYAEAETLYRRSFEIREQALDPAHPDLAVAAGHLIWLHLLREQAQLAGTWIARATDLIEADFRRNLVVGSERQKTLYARRAGRLAEVATAWQIKYFPQADDAARLALLISLRHKGRALDVLANQTAQLRARATAADRQLLDDLQTARNRLAQLAGKPEAQSERAQLERAIETLESQLGERFAQLGAQLRPVSFEAVRAALPKNAALVEYVIYRPLDGRQPGQLAESPRLAAYVLSSDRPAPRAVDLGELNDIEARIEDFRQALRERQPNIRAVARALDEKLFAPIRPQLGKARRLFIAPDGSANLIPFEALIDERGRYLLEEYDISLLTSGRDLLRFGQPRTPTHRRGLALANPRYDLGEPVVEHSTNGLRSIDFQAVDYPPLPGTQREVEFLQRHLRDVEVVVGAEATEARLKAVRAPWCLHIATHGFFLTEQATDRSAAETRELGLGAEASPVPRENPLLRSGLILAGVQQGRSGAGEDGVLTAVEAAGLDLWGTQLVALSACETGLGEARRGEGVYGLRRALLVAGAETQVISLWKVSDAATAALMREFYRELGRGKERLAALQSARLKLLRGKIRPQKDDGQRELGLSPPGKTARPAADWQHPYYWAAFVLSGDWRSLAVND, encoded by the coding sequence ATGCGCTACGCCTTGGCCTTTTCCTTGTCTTTACTGGTTGTATCGCCGATGACGGACTCGGCAGCGGCCCAAAGCCAGGCCGTTCCCGCGCCCCAGTCGGCTGAAAGCCTGGTTGAAAAAGCCGACGCCTTGATTCAGGCCGGCCGGTATGACGCGGCGCTTCAGGCCGGCCAAGCCGCCGTCGCCGCCAGTGAGGCCAGCCGCGATCCGGCACTGATCGCGCGCGCTTACAACGCATTGGGATTGGCGCAGGCCTACAAGCAAATGCCGGAAGCCGAAGCGGCGCTGCGGCAGGCGCTCGCCATCCGCGAGGCGCACCTGGGCGCGGAGCATCCCGATGTGGCGCAGAGTCTGACCAATCTGGCGATGTTTTACCGGCTGCGTGGCAACTACCAAGCGGCCGAGCCACTTTACCAACGCGCTTTGGAAGTCATCGAGAAGGCGCGTGGCCCGGAGCATCCCGACGTGGCGATGGTGCTCAACAGCATCGCGCTTCTCTACAAAACGCGGGGCGACTATGCCGCGGCCGAGCCACGTTATCGGCGCGCGTTGGAGATTCGGGAAAAGACGCTTGGCGCGGAGCACCCGGATGTTGCGGTGACTGCCAACAATCTCGCCGAACTGTATCGCGCGCGCGGCAACTACACGGACGCCGAGCCGCTATACCAACGCGCGCGCGCCATCTGGGAAAAAGCCTTGGGGCCGGACCATCCGCACGTTGCCACCGTCCTGACCAACCTGGCCCTGCTATACAAGGACCGCGGCGATTACCAGCGGGCCGAGCCGTACTTTCAGCAGGCCCTAACCCTGCGTGAGCGCAGCTTTGGCCCCGATCACCCGGAAGTCGCCACCGGCGCGAGCAACCTTGCCGAGCTGTATCGCGTGCGTGGCGACTATGCCGCGGCCGAGCCACTGTACCGCCGCGCCATTGCCATCCGCGAAGCCAAGCTGGGGGCCAACCATGCGGAGCTGGCCATCGGGTTGAACAACATGGCGGCAATGTACCGCGACCGCGGCGACTACGCCCTGGCCGAACCGCTTTACCACCGCGCGTTGAGCATCTGGGAAAAGGCGCTGGGTCCAACGCACCCACTCGTTGCGCACGCGCTCAACAACCTGGGAGAACTCTCCCGCTTGCAAGGCGCGCTGGGGATGGCACAGACCTACTTTGAGCGCGCGCTGGCGATTCGGGAGCAGGCGCTGGGCCAGGCGCATCCCCTTGTGGCGGGGACGCTGGTCAATCTGGGGGCGGTCAAGCTGGCGCTGGGTGACCTGGCCGCCGCCGAACAGGCGTTCAAACGAGCGCAGTCCATCGCCGAACGCGCCGTCGGGCCGAAACACCCCTTGTTAGCCTCGGTTCTCGTCAATTTGGGGCAGCTTGCCCAGCGCCGCCAGAACTACGCCGAGGCGGAAACACTCTATCGGCGGAGCTTCGAGATTCGTGAGCAAGCACTTGACCCGGCGCATCCCGACTTGGCGGTGGCGGCCGGCCACCTCATCTGGCTTCATCTGCTGCGCGAGCAAGCCCAGTTGGCCGGAACGTGGATTGCCCGCGCCACCGACCTGATTGAGGCTGACTTCCGGCGCAATCTGGTCGTCGGCTCGGAGCGGCAGAAGACACTTTACGCCCGGCGGGCCGGCCGGCTGGCCGAAGTCGCCACCGCCTGGCAGATAAAGTACTTTCCCCAGGCGGACGATGCGGCGCGGCTGGCGCTCCTGATCAGCCTGCGGCACAAGGGCCGGGCGCTGGATGTGCTGGCCAATCAGACCGCGCAACTGCGCGCCCGCGCCACTGCCGCCGACCGGCAGTTGCTTGACGACTTGCAAACGGCCCGCAACCGGCTGGCGCAGTTGGCCGGCAAGCCCGAAGCCCAATCCGAGCGCGCGCAACTGGAGCGCGCCATCGAGACCCTGGAAAGTCAACTTGGGGAACGTTTTGCCCAACTTGGGGCGCAGCTCCGGCCGGTTTCGTTCGAGGCGGTCCGGGCGGCGCTCCCGAAAAACGCGGCCCTGGTGGAGTATGTCATCTACCGCCCACTGGATGGGCGTCAGCCTGGGCAGCTTGCCGAGTCCCCCCGCTTGGCGGCCTACGTGCTGTCATCAGACAGACCGGCGCCGCGCGCGGTTGACCTCGGTGAGTTGAACGACATCGAGGCCCGCATCGAGGATTTCCGTCAGGCGCTGCGTGAGCGCCAGCCCAACATCCGCGCGGTTGCGCGCGCGCTGGACGAAAAGCTCTTTGCTCCCATCCGTCCGCAACTCGGCAAGGCACGGCGGCTGTTCATTGCCCCGGATGGCAGCGCCAACCTCATCCCATTTGAAGCCCTCATTGATGAACGAGGGCGTTACCTGCTCGAAGAGTACGACATCAGCCTTCTGACCAGTGGGCGTGACCTGTTGCGCTTCGGTCAGCCCCGCACTCCCACGCACCGCCGCGGGCTTGCGCTTGCCAACCCACGCTACGACTTGGGTGAACCGGTGGTCGAGCACTCCACCAATGGACTGCGCTCCATTGATTTCCAGGCGGTGGACTACCCACCGTTGCCGGGGACGCAGCGCGAAGTCGAGTTTTTGCAACGCCATTTGCGGGATGTCGAAGTCGTTGTGGGCGCGGAGGCCACCGAGGCGCGCTTGAAGGCGGTGCGCGCGCCGTGGTGCCTGCACATCGCCACGCACGGTTTCTTTCTCACGGAGCAGGCTACAGACCGGTCCGCCGCGGAAACCCGTGAACTCGGCCTCGGGGCAGAAGCGTCCCCCGTCCCTAGGGAAAATCCCTTGCTTCGGTCAGGACTGATTCTCGCCGGGGTGCAGCAAGGGCGAAGTGGCGCGGGCGAAGACGGCGTCTTGACGGCCGTCGAAGCGGCCGGCCTTGACCTCTGGGGAACACAACTCGTGGCGCTATCGGCGTGTGAAACCGGATTGGGTGAGGCGCGGCGTGGGGAAGGCGTTTACGGCCTACGGCGGGCATTGCTCGTAGCCGGAGCCGAGACACAAGTAATCAGTTTGTGGAAAGTCTCCGATGCGGCCACTGCGGCGCTGATGCGTGAGTTCTACCGTGAGCTAGGGCGTGGCAAGGAGCGACTGGCGGCACTCCAATCGGCGCGCTTGAAGCTGTTGCGCGGAAAGATTCGCCCCCAGAAGGATGATGGCCAGCGCGAGCTGGGGCTGTCGCCGCCGGGCAAAACGGCGCGGCCGGCCGCCGACTGGCAGCATCCCTACTACTGGGCGGCATTCGTTCTGTCGGGCGATTGGCGGTCGCTGGCGGTCAACGACTGA
- a CDS encoding alanine racemase codes for MKLTDVATSADLLTTPTPALLLDRARLERNIARMSAHVARLGVRLRPHIKTHKCPTIARLQTAGQFGGITISTLAEGFAFAAAGFDDLLYAVPIEPGKFERVCRLARQVRRLAVITDDPAIPPGLAAAAQEAGIHLDVLIEIDCGDGRTGLPWDATDRIGDVARAIAASASLALAGLLTHAGHAYAARTTDERQTIARLECDRLRQVADELERKGFPIACISIGSTPTITALDTPLPPKVEVRPGNYVFFDAFQAQCGVCTFDDCALTVLTAVVHRSDDRIVVDAGAIALSKDIGAPDFFPRSGYGLVGDLEGCPLGLRVAAVSQEHGKIPLPDATWRSRFPVGTRLRIAVNHSCLTAAQHADYLVVTDGRIHDRWPMARGW; via the coding sequence GTGAAACTGACTGACGTGGCAACTTCGGCTGACCTGCTGACCACGCCAACCCCGGCACTCCTTCTGGACCGCGCGCGACTGGAGCGCAACATCGCCCGTATGAGCGCCCATGTCGCGCGCCTCGGAGTCCGGCTGCGCCCCCACATCAAGACCCATAAATGCCCGACCATCGCCCGGCTGCAAACGGCCGGACAGTTCGGCGGCATCACGATCTCAACCCTGGCCGAGGGCTTTGCCTTTGCGGCGGCCGGCTTTGACGACTTGCTCTATGCCGTCCCGATTGAACCGGGCAAATTCGAGCGCGTCTGTCGGTTGGCGCGGCAGGTTCGGCGGCTGGCGGTCATCACCGACGACCCAGCCATCCCACCCGGACTGGCTGCCGCCGCGCAGGAAGCCGGTATCCACCTCGATGTGTTGATTGAGATTGACTGTGGCGATGGGCGCACGGGTCTGCCCTGGGACGCCACCGACCGGATTGGGGACGTGGCGCGCGCCATTGCCGCGTCCGCGTCGCTGGCGCTGGCGGGCCTTCTGACCCACGCCGGACACGCCTATGCCGCGCGCACGACGGATGAACGCCAAACCATCGCCCGACTGGAATGTGACCGCCTGCGGCAGGTGGCGGACGAGTTGGAACGAAAGGGGTTTCCCATTGCCTGCATCAGCATCGGTTCGACGCCGACGATCACGGCGCTGGACACCCCGCTGCCCCCGAAGGTCGAGGTGCGGCCGGGAAACTATGTGTTTTTTGATGCCTTCCAGGCGCAGTGCGGCGTCTGTACCTTCGACGACTGCGCGCTGACCGTGCTCACGGCCGTCGTGCATCGGAGTGATGACAGAATCGTTGTGGACGCCGGTGCCATTGCGCTTTCCAAAGACATCGGCGCGCCGGATTTTTTCCCGCGCAGCGGCTACGGACTGGTCGGCGATCTGGAGGGCTGCCCGCTCGGTCTCCGGGTGGCAGCGGTCTCGCAGGAGCACGGCAAGATTCCACTGCCCGACGCCACCTGGCGCAGCCGGTTCCCGGTGGGGACGCGCCTGCGTATCGCCGTCAACCACTCGTGCCTGACCGCGGCCCAGCACGCTGATTATCTCGTGGTGACGGACGGACGAATCCACGACCGATGGCCCATGGCGCGGGGATGGTAA
- the aspS gene encoding aspartate--tRNA ligase, translating into MIELDHLGDWQRTHLNGQLGVAHVGQSVILVGWVGRRRDHATATFVDLRDHSGFVQVVFDSARGDGAAHVKARPLRTEYVIAVRGVVVQRAPDAVNPKLATGEIEIHADELRILNDAQTPPLPIDEEKTVTLASEEVRLKYRYLDLRRPTMQANLRLRAQVTSTIRRWMDDHGFLEVETPFLIRSTPEGARDFIVPSRVHPGNFFALPQSPQLFKQLLMIGGCDRYYQIARCFRDEDLRADRQPEFTQLDVEMSFPQVETLFAIVEGLMAELTKLRGIEVTLPLPRLTYQEAMRRFGSDKPDIRFGMELQDISEVARTVDFPPYQAALTAGGCVKAIVATGKADYSRKTLDDFTDWLRKDYKAGGLGYIKVTAEGVQSPLVKAVGEESASAIVRAAGAQPGDMVFIVAGTHPIVATSLGALRVEIARRERLFDPKRLAFLWVTDFPMFEFDPDERRWYAMHHPFTAPREEDLPLLEAGPDRWGKVRAQAYDLVLNGVEVGGGSIRIHRADVQRKVFNALGLSEQDARQRFGFFIDALTYGTPPHGGIAFGLDRLVMLLAGMDSIRDVIAFPKTAHATDLMCEAPNVVEPAQLRELRLRLDP; encoded by the coding sequence ATGATCGAGTTGGACCACCTTGGCGACTGGCAACGTACCCACCTCAACGGACAGTTGGGCGTGGCCCACGTTGGGCAGTCGGTGATACTCGTTGGCTGGGTTGGCCGCCGACGGGACCATGCGACGGCAACCTTTGTTGACTTGCGCGACCACAGCGGCTTCGTCCAGGTGGTCTTTGATAGCGCCCGCGGTGATGGGGCAGCGCATGTCAAGGCGCGCCCACTGCGGACGGAATACGTCATTGCCGTGCGCGGCGTTGTCGTGCAGCGCGCGCCGGACGCCGTCAATCCCAAGCTGGCGACCGGCGAGATTGAAATCCATGCCGACGAGCTGCGTATCCTCAACGACGCCCAGACGCCGCCGTTGCCGATCGATGAAGAAAAGACGGTGACCCTGGCCAGCGAAGAGGTCCGGTTGAAGTACCGGTATCTCGATTTGCGCCGGCCAACCATGCAGGCCAACTTGCGTCTGCGGGCACAGGTGACATCCACCATCCGCCGCTGGATGGACGACCACGGCTTTCTCGAAGTCGAAACGCCGTTTCTCATTCGCTCGACGCCGGAGGGCGCACGGGATTTCATCGTGCCCAGTCGGGTGCATCCGGGAAACTTCTTTGCCCTGCCCCAGTCGCCCCAGCTTTTCAAGCAGTTGTTGATGATCGGCGGATGTGACCGGTACTACCAGATTGCCCGCTGTTTTCGGGACGAAGACCTCCGCGCCGACCGCCAGCCGGAGTTTACCCAGCTCGATGTCGAGATGTCGTTTCCCCAGGTAGAAACGCTCTTCGCCATTGTCGAGGGGTTGATGGCCGAGCTGACGAAACTGCGTGGCATTGAAGTGACGCTCCCGTTGCCACGGCTGACCTATCAGGAAGCGATGCGTCGCTTCGGCTCCGACAAGCCGGACATTCGCTTTGGCATGGAGTTGCAGGATATTTCCGAGGTCGCGCGTACGGTTGACTTCCCCCCGTACCAGGCGGCGCTCACCGCCGGGGGCTGCGTCAAAGCCATCGTGGCGACTGGCAAGGCGGATTACAGCCGCAAGACGCTGGATGACTTCACCGACTGGCTCCGCAAGGATTACAAAGCCGGCGGACTCGGTTACATCAAGGTGACAGCCGAGGGCGTCCAGTCGCCGCTCGTGAAAGCCGTCGGTGAGGAAAGCGCCAGCGCGATTGTCCGCGCCGCCGGGGCCCAGCCCGGCGATATGGTTTTCATCGTTGCCGGCACGCATCCCATTGTGGCGACGAGTCTGGGCGCGCTGCGGGTTGAGATTGCCAGGCGCGAGCGCCTGTTTGATCCGAAGCGGCTTGCGTTTCTCTGGGTGACGGACTTTCCCATGTTTGAGTTCGACCCGGACGAGCGCCGATGGTACGCCATGCACCATCCCTTCACGGCTCCGCGTGAGGAAGACCTGCCTTTGCTTGAAGCCGGCCCCGACCGGTGGGGCAAGGTGCGGGCGCAGGCTTATGATCTGGTGCTCAACGGCGTCGAAGTCGGCGGCGGCTCGATTCGGATTCACCGGGCGGACGTGCAACGCAAGGTTTTCAATGCCCTTGGCCTCAGCGAACAGGACGCGCGGCAACGGTTTGGCTTCTTCATTGACGCCCTCACCTATGGCACGCCACCCCATGGCGGCATTGCCTTTGGCCTGGATCGCTTGGTGATGTTACTGGCCGGGATGGACTCGATCCGCGATGTCATTGCCTTTCCAAAAACCGCCCATGCGACGGACTTGATGTGTGAAGCGCCGAATGTCGTCGAACCCGCCCAGTTGCGCGAGCTGCGGCTGCGCCTCGATCCGTGA